The genomic interval GCACTGTACCGCTCGAATGCGACCATTGGATTGTATCGCATGCTCGGACGACACTGCAAATCGAGTCCTGGATTCCGCTCCTGATTTTGCCCCGCCGACGATGTGGTCGAAGTCGAATGCCGAGGCCGGACCGTCACACGCGATCCAATGGCAACAGATGATGATACGAGTCCTGGATCGCCAGCACACGATCTCATGCACAACAGTTCGGCGAGAGGACGCATTGCCGAAGTCAACAACATGCTGTCGGCCCCAAGATCTGCCAACTCATTCGACTGGTCGATCACTACATCGACACGCGACGATCAAGCACGGTTACGACAGAACGGTGGCGTTAACGCGGCGGGCGCGTTTGACTATCATTTCAAGACCGGCGTGATCGCCCGCTCGCGTTCAACGCTTGGTTCGTCCGATTATGGCAGTTTCAAGCGACTTAGCTCGATCTTAAATCGATCGTCAAAGATCTTGTCAATCGGAGCGTCTTTGAGAGCATCCATGAAGTTCCTGTCATTTTCAGCCACGTAAACCAATGACTGCTCTGAATTCTCGTATTTGAGGAATTTGCCGTTAATCTTGCCGTCGGCGACCATCTGTTTGATATTGTCGCCATTTGGAAACATTAGAGTGATCTTGTCTGTGCCGTCCCGACGCATCAGCATGAAACCGTATCCGGCCTCCGATTCGATTTTCGTCTTGATGCGAACGCATAGCATGTCACGATCACCAACACGTGTCGGGACCGCAATGGAATCCATGAGTTCAAATTGGTCGTCCGCTCGTCGTGAAATAGATCCGATTAACAGCTCGCCTTTGGCGGTCAATTCTGCACGCCATAGTTCTTTGTCTCGATCAGAACACCACCATCCAACAAGCTCCCGCGTTTGCACCTTGGTCCATCGAGTTCCAGGTACGTCGCGAACACGTACGACGGTGCATCCACAGATGAGAACGACCATCATGAGATAGGCTATAGAACGCATGATGATCCTTGTAAGAACGAACGTCAGTGGTCACCCGGCACGCGCGGTTGACTCTCCATTTCGAAACGCCCGACTCGCGTGCTCGGGTGCACCACATTGTTACCCGCTGTCCGGCGGTCGATACGGGTTGCCGTCCTCAGGTCGCGGATCGACTTTGTTCGTGATTGGGGTTGATGAATCAGGTCGATCAAATAGGAGGCGAAAGCCGCCATGAATCCAACCGCCAGCCAAGCCAACTAGCAAACCGAACCATGACAAGATCATCGGCCCCATTCCCGTCGTCGGATTTGGCCAGTTCAGAATGTACGCAACCAGCCCGGGACCCATGAAACCAATTGCGACCCATTCTGGAATGTATCGGCCGTGAACGTACTTGCGTCTGGAATCCTTTGAAACACGTTTGTGCTCGTGTCGTCCCATCCAATAGATGCCCGCTCCGAAAAAGAGCAGCGTACCGATGTCGGTCAACAGTCGCGATTCGGGCATGGCAATGGATGAAGCCACCCTGTCGGGTAACGGCGGCCGTCACCGAGCCGCCGGAGACACGCTCTCCATTGGCAAACCGCGCGATCGGCGGCTTCGTGTGCACGGCATTGTTATTTGGCATTTTCGTATTGAGATCGAAGTTTTTTGAGGTCAGTATCGCTGATCAGGTCTTTCGTGCAACCAGACTCATTGAGTATCCAACGCCAAAGATCGTAGTCATGGTGGATTCGTGGGCATTCCAACTCACCCGACCAACGAACGTCGTCAGCCCGCCATCCTGAAATCCGCATGTGCAATGTTCCGTTGTCATCGAATGAATGCCATTCACGCCAATACCATGTCGTATCAGTTGGCTGTTCGTAGCACTGTTGCCACCACGGCGGCGGATTAGTGATCTGCTGGTACTTGGTCATGTGTAGCGGATCGCCTTTGCAGATCAGCTCGAATCCGGTGCCATCCTCGTTGAACGATACGACCATTTTCTCGCCGCATGCCGGGCAAGGAGTGGCAGCGATCGAATCAAGAGACGCGTGGCTGCGAACCATGGCGATTAGGTGATCGGCTTCGTCGTCGAAAATGCCATAGGTGGATTGCATCTTCATACGACATCCTCAGCCAAATAATCGCAGAGATCACCCAGCCGCGGCGGTGGTCTCTTGTGGTACGTAACGACAACACCCGCGGCTTGGGTGCATCGACATTGATCATCGCGGTACAAGGAGCGACGGCCGGAACCAACGTCGCTCGTTGCCATTGTACCGGTTGAACTCGGCCGTGGGCAATTCGATCACTCTGATCAGTGCCTGCCTCCACTCTGCACTCGATCGCTAGCCGCGTTGATCGGTAGTCGTAACCGAGCCGGAACGGTTGACTTTCCATTTGAAAAAGGTCGCAAGTCCGGCTTCGGTTCACGACATGGTTATCTGACGTCCTGCCGTTGTTGCGCGACGAAAGTTAAAAGAGATTGTATCGTAAATTCGCGCGGCTTTGAGGCACAAAACGCCTCGAATTCATCAGGTGTAACATCGCCTTTCGACTCGGTCCACTCGCCATCAATTAATTGAAAAAGTTGGGAACCGGGCTTTGGTAGTGAATGCTCAGAGCCGTCTGGAAAGTGAATTTTGTGCCAATTGTACCCAACTCCTCCTCCGCCTCGAATGAGTCCATTTGTAGAACCTCCAGAATTGATCGGGTCACCTGCAATCGCAACGAACAGCAGTTTGTTGTTGCGTACGCCAGATTGAACCAACAAACGATGGTTGGCGTCGCTGGTCGCCACGGATGTCGAGTCAGTCCAAGATTTGCGATCTGGGACTAGGTACAACGCTACAACTGCAGTGAGGATGAGCAGTGTTGCGATCGAGAACCGAACGCGTCTCAATGAAAGGTCCAATTCAGCTCAGATAACGCAGAGATCACCCAGCCGCGGCGGTGGTCTCTTGTGGTACGTAACGACAACACCCGCGGCTTGGGTGCATCGACATTGATCATCGCGGTACAAGGAGCGACGGCCGGAACCAGCGTCGCTCAATGCCATTGTACCCGGTCAAGTCGACCGTGGGTCAATCGAGAACTCCGCTCCGTCTTTGCCTCCACTCTGCACTCGATCGCTAGCCGCGTTGATCGTTAGAAATCACGCGGGACGGGCGAACGATGTGCAAGCAGACCGAAAACCGCGACTCCCGTCCTCGCGTGCATTTCATGGTTCGTCAGTTTTGCAGCGCGGGGAAACGACCATTGCTCCCACGCGCTGTCCAAAGTCTATCAATCGTGCAGTCATTCATCAAATTCCTGGGGATGCAGGACATGGTCGCGCTGCAGATAGGGAGTTCGCTTGATGCATGCGCCGATAGTGAGTCCGATCAACGTGAGCGCCAGCAAAACGAAAACGGCGAAGATGCAAACGATCATCACAGCGGCGGAGAAAATGGGCGAGTGATCCGTTACGGTCGGATCAATCGCGCCCGACATGATGCGCCAAACCGCGAGGAGCCCCAGAACGCATCCGATCAGAGCGCCGCGTCTTGCGTATGACGATGGCGGAATCTGGGATTGGGAATCGTTGTTCAAGTTGTCACTGGCAGTATCGTTTTGCATGAACGCGATCGCGAACTTCTAGTCTGACGAACGTCCAGGATCACGGCGGACGAACGGAAAGGTGCCCATTGGGTAACGGCGCCTTGAGTCCTGCCGTGCATCCGTTTGTTCTGTCGTCTTCCGATCGCGGCACCGTACCGCCGGGATGCGATCACTGGATTGTATCGCATGCTCGGACCGCACTGCAATTCGAGCCCTGGTTTCGCTCCTGGTTTTGTCCCGCCGAAGACGTGGCCGAAGTCGAATGCCGAAGCCGGACCGTCACACGCGATCCAATGGCGTCAGATGACTCGAGCATCCGGTCGACCGCACTCCATTTCGCGCGCAACAGTTCGGCGAGAGGACGCATTGCCGAAGCCAACAACATGCTGTCGGCCCCAAGATCCGCCAACTCATTCGACTGGTCGATCACTACATCGACACGCCACAATGGAGCACTGTAACGACAGAACGGCGGCGTTGACCGAGCGACGCCATTGTGGTTTCCATGTTCATCCGGCCGATGCGTCGCTTCGGTCCAACGCATGGTTCTGTCGTCTTCTTTAGCGGCACTGTACCGCTGGGATGCGACCATTGGATTGTATCGCATGCTCGGACCGCACTGCAATTCGAGTCCTGGTTTCGTTTCTGAATATGTCCCGCCGACGATGTGGCCGAAGTCGAATGCTGAGGCCGGACCGTCACACGTGTTCCAATGGCAACAAGTGGTTCGAGCATCCGGTCGACCACACTCCATTTCACTCGCAACAGTTCGGCGAGAGGACGCATTGCCGAAGCCAACAACATGCTGTCGGCCCCAATATCTGCCAACTCATTCGACTGGTAGATCACTACATCGACACGCGACGCTCGAGCACCGTAACGACAGAACGCTAGACATCACGGAGGACGGACGATTGATCTTCCACTTCAACAACCACGCAAGCCGTCCTTCCGTGCATGTCATGGTTCTGCCTTCGTGGTTCCACGCAATGGCTCACGATTGAAGACGCACCCTGCGTTTGTAGAGTATACCCAACGCCACCGCCCACGGGATCATGATAAACGCCGTGACCGGAACCGCAGCATGCAACGCGCACCGCAAATAATCACGTAAAGTGAAGTCGGTCCTAATCCTAAATGCTCCCGTCGCGGGATCGACCTCATAGTTCAAGCGAATCGAGTAGTCAAAATAGAGTGCCAGAAACGCAGGCACCGCGAGAACTAAAGACCAGCGTAGCCCACGTCCAAACCCTCGTGAAAACGAAGGGGCATGTCGTACCACCAAAGGCTTTTGCGTCAGGTTTTCACCTTTCGATCGGACTGGAGCGTATGGATTCATCACTTGCGTAATGGTCGGAATGCAAGACGGGCAGGAAGCGGCTTTGCGTGGCAGAACGTTACGAATCACATGGCGACGGCGAAAGACCAACCACTCCAACCAACTCGACTCCGTCGCTCGTGTGCATTCGATGGTTCTGTCGCGTCACTCTCTGTCCGATTCCAACTCGTGAAGTTGCTCACGAAACAGTTCCATCGCCGCACGAGCGTCCGAACTGCCAGAAGAGCGAAAATCATTTTGAGCATCAATGAACGCGGTTCTTGCCGCCTCGATCTGCAATTGTCGAAGTGACGCTCCGGAGCGGTCATCTAACCAAGAATCCACATTCTCGCGAGTTAGTACAGGGTAGTTGCGGAGCGATTTCGGGAGCCGTGTAGTTTCAATCATATCCTGAATCGTCCACAAGGCGTGTTCGCCGATCGTAATATCGCCAGAGTTTATCGAACGCGTTGAGTATCCGGTTGGAATAAGTCGTTCATCTGATAGATGCAGTCTCAATTCCGCAATCGCGGGCAAACCACCGTAGGCCAGACGCGCCTGCGCTGAGTTTACGTAGTCAAAATCGTGCGACGTGGCAATGATCTCGACCGCAGTGTCGAAATCAACATCGGCAGGAGTGATGACTCGCTGGCCCGTGGAGTCGCTGCATCCAGCCGCAACCATCAATGTTAGGAACGCTGCTAACTGGACTTTCATTTAAGCTTGACAGAACGCAGAGATCACCCAGCCGCGGCGGTGGTCTCTTGTGGTACGTAACGACGACACCCGCGGCTTGGGTGCATCGACATTGATCATCGCGGTACAAGGAGCGACGGTTGGGAAGCATCGCCGCCCGTTGCCATTCTACCGGTTGAACTCGGCCGTGGGCAATTCGATCACTCAGATCAGTTCCTGCCTCCACGCTGCACTCGATCACTAGCCGCGCTGATCGACCGCCGTAACCGAGCGGCGACGAGAGATTTTCCATTACAAGTCCGCCCAACTTCGCCGCTTCGGTTCACGGCTTGGTTCTGCGTGTTCTGACGATCCAGTTTATCGCTCGCCTTCATCCCGCGCAATTGCTTCAAATGGACACTCATAGAAGTTCGACCAGTACTTCTCATCGTCGCAATTAAATTCAGCACCACGAGTTTCACGTAGATGACGATAGCGTGCTCGGTTCAATTCCTTTGCAACAGAAAGCGTAACGCCACACCAGTCCATAATCAATTTGATTGCTTCCAATCTTTCACCAGCGATGATACGAACATCGAGCGTGTCTTGTTGGACATCCGACAGTGCATCAAGTTTTGGAGCATTGTTTGACATGTCAACGCGCTACACGTGGTTTTCGATCATCAGTGTCCCGGAACTTCTACATCGCAGAACGCAGAGATCACCCAGCCGCGGCGGTGGTCTCTTGTGGTGCGTAACGACAACACCCGCGGCTTGGGTGCATCGACATTGATCATCGCGGTACAAGGAGCGACGGCCGGAACCAGCGTCGCTCAATGCCATTGTACCCGGTCAAGTCGACCGTGGGTCAATCGAGAACTCCGCTCCGTCTCTGCCTCCACGCTGTACTCGAACGCTAGCCGCGTTGATCGTCGCCCGTCACCGCGGACGGACGGTTGATGTTCCATTCAATTAAACGCGCAAGCCGTCCTGCGGTGCACGGGATTGTTACCCGCCGTTGTGGTTCAGTTTATCAATGTAGATCGACCGACCCACCAGGGAATGTACGGCAGACACCAAGCCGGGACAATCCTACGAAGTATGGCGAATGCGATGAACGTGACCAACGCGAATAGGACGGGAAGGCAAACGAGCGGTATCCAAGCATGGTTCTCGTGCAGCCAAGCCAGTAAGTCAGTCGCTGTTGGTTCGCCGCGTCGTTCGGCTACAACGCGAACAGCAGGAATCAATACGGCGACGAAGAATCCGATGATGCCCGCGACGATCACAATTTCGCCAAGTGCGATGTGAAACTTGGAGACAGGCGTTGCATCATCATTGCCGTCGTCGGTTTCAGATGTGGGTGTATAAGGATTCACGACACCAGGCGACAAGTTCGAGGTCGTTTGATTTATTCGGGTAACGCAGAGATCACCCAGCCGCGGCGGTGGTCTCTTGTGGTACGTAACGACGACACCCGCGGCTTGGGTGCATCGACATTGATCATCGCGGTACAAGGAGCGACGGTTGGAACCAGCGTCGCTCCATGCCATTGTACTCGTTCAACTCGACCGTGGGGCAATTGAGAACTCCGCTCCGTCTCTGACTCCACGCTGTACTCGAACGCTAGCCGCGTTGATCGTCACGCGTCACCCGGTACGCGCGAAAGATTCTCCACTTCAAAAACGCCGCCTCGCGTACTCGGGTGCACGCGATTGTTCCTCGGCTCTTAACAGTTGCGGCGATCCACCAGCCGCCTCATTCCGTCTGAATCAGGTCTCGATTGTACTCTGCGGTTTTTCGTCAGTGGGATTCCACGCCAGGTATTTACGAACGATCTTTCCGGTCGTGAAGACGCCAAGTGGCACCCAAATGATAGTCAGTAGCATCATTATTGATCCGCAGTCGCCGCTTCGTGCAGACCACGTCAAAAATGGGTGAAGCACTGTAAATCCGACATTCCACGCACATGTCGATGGCGCAAGGAAGGAACGTAGGAAAATCGCCGAAGTCAGAACGACGAGAAGTAACTGCACGACGAAACCCATCATCGCGAACAACTCAGCACTGTAGATTGCGATCGGTGCTCCTTCGCCACTGCACGCAAGAATGCTCAATCGGAATCACCTGTGCGAGGAACGATACGGATCACGTGGCCGCCGCGAACGACTGACCACTTCAATAAACTCAACTCGGCGGCTCACGTGCATCCGCTGGTTCGCCGCATCTTCGAGCCGATGCATTGTGCCATTCAGTCACCGGAGTGCTGAGGATTATACCGTCCTCGAAACGAGATGTCAGTGATTCGATGCATTCGACGGAAGGATGAACTCGCAATAGTCCAGTAAGTCGGCACCACGGTCATCGAGCACAACGTCGGGTTTGGGTAGGAAACCCAAAAAGCACTCGTCAATGCCGAGAGAGGCAGCAACATCACGCGAGTATTCAGCGCCGCCGCGACTCCAACAATAGAGTGTGTGACCATCGGCATGCATTCGACGAACGTAGTCCACACATGACGTCATCGGGATCTGCTTTGTGCCGAACGTTCGGATCAGCGTGTCATCGACGTCGATGTAAATGATGCGTTTACGTTCCAAGTTCAAAGCATCCGTGTGAAGCGTCAGT from Stieleria varia carries:
- a CDS encoding hydrolase; the encoded protein is MERKRIIYIDVDDTLIRTFGTKQIPMTSCVDYVRRMHADGHTLYCWSRGGAEYSRDVAASLGIDECFLGFLPKPDVVLDDRGADLLDYCEFILPSNASNH